Proteins encoded by one window of Pseudonocardia sp. HH130629-09:
- a CDS encoding DUF3556 domain-containing protein, whose product MGFKTGDFPPVDLDTFLDKPLFERTKALALHWVEYGFGSPKMIPTTYVVKLVVLYVLVGTTLITWTSGVGPVWDVAGWWNEPIVYQKLVLWTVLLEAIGVAGSWGPIAGKFKPMTGGILFWARPGTIRLRPWKAVPGTDGDTRTVLDVVLYLGLLASLLTAVVLPGVPSASLSAVLPDNTSGLVAPWLMVAPIVLLILCGLRDKTIFLASRGEQYLPAMVFFGVLPFVDMIVAAKLLICAVWIGAGVSKFGRHFTNVIPPMVSNSPCVPSKWVKRAHYRDFPSDIRPSKLATFMAHVGGTTVEIITPLVLLFSTNHWLTLAGVVLMVVFHLFITSTFPLAVPLEWNILFGYLAVFLFLGFPNGDGFGVTDMSSPALTLVIVAALVFFPVLGNLRPDLVSFLPSMRQYAGNWASALWTFAPGAEEKLNSIAHRPIRNQVDQLRAMGYPAAVAEITMQQTIAWRSMHSQGRGLFSVLAARLDDLDSRTVREAEFTCNSLIGFNFGDGHLHDAHMIAAVQRRVGFAPGELVVCWVESQAIHAKVQHYQLIDAALGVVERGYWNVADAVNEQPWLPNGPIPLTVTWRAPQRSAADEDTAGAPAV is encoded by the coding sequence ATGGGGTTCAAGACGGGGGACTTCCCCCCGGTCGATCTCGACACCTTCCTCGACAAGCCGCTGTTCGAACGCACGAAGGCGCTCGCCCTGCACTGGGTGGAGTACGGCTTCGGATCGCCGAAGATGATCCCGACGACCTACGTCGTCAAGCTGGTGGTCCTCTACGTGCTCGTGGGCACCACCCTGATCACCTGGACCTCCGGCGTCGGCCCGGTCTGGGACGTCGCGGGCTGGTGGAACGAGCCCATCGTCTACCAGAAGCTCGTGCTGTGGACGGTGCTGCTGGAGGCGATCGGCGTCGCGGGCTCCTGGGGTCCGATCGCGGGCAAGTTCAAGCCGATGACCGGTGGCATCCTGTTCTGGGCCCGCCCCGGGACCATCCGGCTGCGTCCGTGGAAAGCGGTCCCGGGGACCGACGGCGACACCCGCACGGTGCTCGACGTCGTGCTCTACCTGGGTCTGCTCGCCTCGCTGCTGACCGCTGTCGTGCTGCCCGGCGTGCCGAGCGCGTCGCTGTCGGCGGTGCTGCCCGACAACACCTCCGGTCTGGTCGCGCCGTGGCTGATGGTCGCGCCGATCGTGCTGCTGATCCTCTGCGGCCTGCGCGACAAGACGATCTTCCTCGCGTCCCGCGGTGAGCAGTACCTGCCGGCGATGGTGTTCTTCGGTGTCCTGCCCTTCGTCGACATGATCGTCGCGGCGAAGCTGCTGATCTGCGCGGTGTGGATCGGGGCGGGCGTGTCCAAGTTCGGCCGGCACTTCACGAACGTGATCCCGCCGATGGTGTCCAACAGCCCGTGCGTCCCGTCGAAGTGGGTCAAGCGGGCCCACTACCGGGACTTCCCGAGCGACATCCGCCCGTCGAAGCTCGCGACGTTCATGGCGCACGTCGGCGGCACTACCGTCGAGATCATCACCCCGCTGGTGCTGCTGTTCTCGACCAACCACTGGCTGACGCTGGCCGGGGTGGTCCTCATGGTGGTGTTCCACCTGTTCATCACCTCGACGTTCCCGCTGGCCGTGCCGCTGGAGTGGAACATCCTCTTCGGCTACCTCGCCGTGTTCCTGTTCCTCGGCTTCCCCAACGGCGACGGCTTCGGCGTCACCGACATGTCCTCCCCGGCGCTGACCCTGGTCATCGTCGCCGCGCTGGTGTTCTTCCCGGTCCTCGGCAACCTGCGCCCGGACCTCGTGTCCTTCCTGCCGTCGATGCGCCAGTACGCCGGGAACTGGGCGTCGGCGCTGTGGACCTTCGCCCCCGGCGCCGAGGAGAAGCTCAACTCGATCGCGCACCGGCCGATCAGGAACCAGGTCGACCAGCTCCGGGCGATGGGCTACCCGGCCGCCGTCGCAGAGATCACCATGCAGCAGACGATCGCCTGGCGGTCGATGCACTCGCAGGGCCGCGGGCTGTTCTCGGTGCTGGCGGCCCGGCTCGACGACCTCGACTCCCGCACCGTGCGCGAGGCGGAGTTCACCTGCAACTCGTTGATCGGCTTCAACTTCGGCGACGGTCACCTGCACGACGCGCACATGATCGCCGCGGTCCAGCGACGGGTCGGCTTCGCCCCGGGCGAGCTCGTCGTCTGCTGGGTGGAGTCGCAGGCGATCCACGCGAAGGTCCAGCACTACCAGCTGATCGACGCGGCGCTCGGCGTCGTCGAGCGCGGGTACTGGAACGTGGCCGACGCGGTGAACGAGCAGCCGTGGCTGCCGAACGGGCCCATCCCGCTGACCGTCACCTGGCGTGCCCCGCAGCGGTCGGCCGCCGACGAGGACACCGCCGGGGCCCCGGCGGTCTGA
- a CDS encoding class I adenylate-forming enzyme family protein produces MHIAVLPQDRVRAAPTGPCIADETRALDNAAFADAVAGAAAALHAAGTGRGDVVAVVLPNRVELVVTLFAAWRLGAAVTPVNPALTVDEAGHQITDSGAGVVVGERAASPLVTLDVAELAGDPAAAPEPVTDDDALALLIYISGTTGRPKGVMLDHRNVRAMCEMIIAGVGLDDTDHSLLVLPVFHVNGIVVSVLSPLLAGGRTTIAGRFRAETFLDVVARVRPTYLPAVPAIYAMLAALPADAVADTSSLCLVICGAPPMPAELIARVEGRFDVPLVEGYGLSEGTCASPLNPPGGPRRPGTVGLPLPGRTVALMGPDGTLVDDGPGEVVISGPNVMRGYLVLVDRIKDMIIRGGENLYPKEIGNALYAHPAVHEAAVVGAADPVLGEIPVAHVALLPGAVASPEELVEHCAGRLARIKIPTRIKIPTRITIVDALPKSSVGKIDKPTLRRAAVPTG; encoded by the coding sequence ATGCACATCGCCGTGCTCCCGCAGGATCGCGTCCGGGCTGCGCCGACCGGACCGTGCATCGCCGACGAGACCCGCGCGCTCGACAACGCGGCGTTCGCCGACGCCGTCGCGGGTGCTGCCGCCGCCCTGCACGCCGCGGGGACCGGTCGGGGCGACGTGGTCGCGGTCGTGCTGCCCAACCGGGTCGAGCTCGTGGTCACCCTGTTCGCGGCATGGCGGCTCGGGGCCGCCGTCACCCCGGTCAACCCGGCACTGACCGTCGACGAGGCGGGGCACCAGATCACCGACTCCGGGGCGGGCGTCGTGGTGGGGGAACGGGCGGCGTCGCCGCTGGTGACCCTCGACGTCGCCGAGCTGGCCGGGGACCCGGCCGCCGCGCCGGAACCGGTCACCGACGACGACGCGCTGGCCCTGCTGATCTACATCAGCGGTACCACCGGGCGGCCCAAGGGCGTCATGCTCGACCACCGCAACGTCCGCGCCATGTGCGAGATGATCATCGCCGGGGTCGGGCTCGACGACACCGACCACAGCCTGCTGGTCCTGCCGGTGTTCCACGTCAACGGCATCGTCGTCTCCGTCCTGTCCCCGCTCCTGGCCGGCGGGCGCACCACGATCGCCGGCCGGTTCCGGGCGGAGACCTTCCTCGACGTGGTCGCCCGGGTCCGGCCCACCTACCTCCCCGCGGTCCCCGCGATCTACGCCATGCTCGCCGCCCTGCCCGCCGACGCGGTGGCCGACACGAGCTCGCTGTGCCTGGTCATCTGCGGGGCGCCGCCCATGCCCGCCGAGCTGATCGCCCGTGTCGAGGGCCGGTTCGACGTGCCGCTGGTGGAGGGGTACGGACTCTCCGAGGGCACCTGCGCCTCGCCCCTGAACCCGCCCGGCGGGCCGCGCCGTCCCGGCACCGTCGGACTGCCGCTCCCGGGGCGGACCGTCGCGCTGATGGGCCCCGACGGCACCCTCGTCGACGACGGTCCGGGCGAGGTCGTGATCTCCGGTCCGAACGTGATGCGCGGCTACCTGGTCCTGGTCGACCGGATCAAGGACATGATCATCCGAGGTGGGGAGAACCTCTACCCCAAGGAGATCGGGAACGCGCTCTACGCGCACCCGGCCGTGCACGAGGCCGCCGTGGTCGGTGCCGCCGACCCGGTCCTCGGCGAGATCCCCGTCGCCCACGTGGCCCTGCTCCCCGGGGCCGTCGCGAGCCCGGAGGAGCTCGTCGAGCACTGCGCGGGGCGACTGGCCCGGATCAAGATCCCCACCCGGATCAAGATCCCCACCCGGATCACGATCGTGGACGCCCTGCCGAAGAGCTCCGTCGGCAAGATCGACAAACCCACCCTGCGCCGGGCGGCCGTCCCGACCGGCTGA